The stretch of DNA AGGAGCGCCCGGCTTTGCCGCATCAACCACACGTCCCATgacggtgacctggtcggcgggcgGGCGTGCGATccggcattattggcatcccgaactccggttgaatTATCCGGCCGGGTGGAGGGCCGCACAACCCCAgaaattgtggacggtatcacaCAGGTGGAGGGGCTCTTCggttacgaacacctcttgttcttttgacatcttcttagctttttgggtgggttttttttttatttttttttttttggtttgggaatgactagcttctagtatccgttatccccacagacggcgccaattgttccgggtgtgaattccgaagcaggtttgtttaccacgctagctttgtcgaataatgcctcttctagccttgactgctctcctcggcctctcccgCAACAATGAGCAAgccgagggcttggctttgtgccaagcgtactcactccgacgctcaagtcagtgaacttattgtgattaagtagaatgttgcttgatgacgtgtattgtagagagatgagagagataataccaatttaagtggttcttaggttagattctggatcccttcctcaatgaggattgaggagtatttatagactttcaccttttgtcacgtggtagccaagtgggccaagtggcatagcgggtggaaagatcgatctaccctcggccgagggacctatggcaggccggcgagcctggttgactccatgccgagggttcttggatatgagtacgcgggtatgtgcctcggggtaggttgccatgccgagacccggCCGGCAGCCGAAAAGTCGCATCGGCcgggatgtctaagtcattggcttgctgtggatatctttgacctcgttcaatatgttgacttggtcagcgggcacagaatatgccccatcatatatatatagagtTTTTTGTAAAAAACTACCTAATATTTACCTCATTTTCATAAATACTACCTAAAGTTTTAAATTTTGCGAGAAACTACCTaatatttttttacttttgtcgaaaactaccaaattgaaattaatgagcaaattcgacaattttttttccaaattaactACAATTCCGACAAATAAATCAAAATGCCAAtcgaattaatcataattttgtccAAATTAGCCACAATCAACTAGTCAAAATTGTAGTAAACCAAATTGAAATAAATGTGTTAGTAGCTAATCAAAACAGTTGGTGGTGGTTAAGTATATAGTAAATAATGTATGTTCAATGCCAAAAATAATGTTTTCGAGTTAGaatattgtctaatttgatcggCTTTTTCAATTTGGTAGTGTCCGACAAAAGTCAAGAAAATTTAGGTAGTTTCTCGCAAAATTAAAAACTTTAGGTAGTATTTATGAAAATGAGGTAAAttttaggtagtttttgacaaaaaaactcatatatatataaaaaaactaaataaagccgctaagtttcttagcggtttcatataaaaattggaaaaaaataaaaaagagatGACATGGACACTATAGACCCAAATAGTTTCAAATGAACGCTAATtacctaattattttgctaattaaccaaaaaattccTACAAGTCTACAATAAAATCTAAAGATAATGGCGGCAGATCCTCTcaacaaggaaaaaaaaaactatcTAAGCAGTAAGCATCATACCAATAAAATATGCGACCGTCAGAGTCAAATATATGAAAGGACCATCCCATAGACTCCAATATATTCAAGCACCGCCTCTCCTTAAACTGATACCCAGGCAGCGACGTGGCAGAGCTCCGGCGCCACTGGTGAGTTTCGGAGGAGATAACATAATTTGACATCTCCTCCCGTAGTTCTGCATGGGCAGTTTCCAAGCTTTTCATCTTTTCCAAAAGCTCCTTCTCTGGCGTGCCCATAGCAAAACTCGACGTGCcaacagtaaaaaaaaaaaaaaaagagatttttTTAGTTTAGGTTTAAAGGAGTGAAACGGTTGAAACCGTGGAAAAAGGTAGGAGAAATAGAGAGAAGAAGGTGACCGTCCAAAATAATGCATTACGTACGCAACTAGTAACTACGTATGCatcatgcatgcatgcatgatACTATTCCTTGCTGGAACAGTACTAGCCAAGTACACTACTTATGCATGCTTTGTTTATTTAGTTATTGTTGGTACCCCCTCAAAAAAAAAGTTATTGTTGGTACCGTAAattaaacacaaattcttatttgtaaTGGACAAAATCCGTCACGAGTTTGTAATGTGAGGCAAAGAAGCAAGTGGGAGGGACAAGTGGGGGAGTGTTGTGAGaagtcacaagcttgtgaccgtcAGAAGCAAAACTGGCTGTAATAATTAAATAGTGTTACTGAAACTCGGTTTCAATACCCGGTGGTATTGATAGTCCATCGTCTTCAATTTCAAGAACttaaaaaatgttttttttttttaactgaaATGGAATTGAAGAACTTTATATTGATAATAGATTCATGGAtctgaactaactaaactaaaattacaataacatcagagccttaattccaaaatgatttgggtcaactggcatgaatcatcctttagaaccgtccagcataaaaaaaactaaactaaaaTTAAGTAGAAAAAAAATTAGGCTTGTTGACTTTTCTGTACAACGATTTTGTATTGTAAAATCATAaattagggtgtgtttggataacaaaagtggaggaaaagagaggggaggggaaaggagggaagggaaagtgagagaagggaaagggagggggaatggggagtgggtgtttggatacaattccCCTCCAAATTTTACCTATTGTGGTCAGTGGAGAGATTTtaattaggcttggaggaggaaAATTaaatccctccaaatccctcctcctccatttccctccaccctcatcTCCATtcttttcttttccctccaaatctttcaatccaaacacacccttaataaaacaaaaatacaaaatacCCTTCTTATGAAAAATGCTAATGGTTGAAGTCTAATAATTACGGAGCATATTATATTATATATCTTAATAATTCGAACCtttatgttaaattttaaaacaattaaaatagcCTCAAAACCTATCGTTCTTGATTTGTTTATTAGCCACATCGTCCTCAacgttttgaaaaaaaaaaaaaaaaaaaaaataaagaaaatatcCGTTTGGATGCATTCGATTGATGTTAGTAGTATTCTCCACCAAATTGGGTTTTGTTATATTGTCATACATCGAAAAATCGTTCAGCAAATTAATAATGTTGTATACTTGTGtatagagctggcaagtctgatCTGGCCcaaacccgagcaaacccgatCCGACCCAAACTCGGCTCAGACCCGACCTGATATTGACCCAACCCGATTGAAGAGTTAAAAACGATTaatacctaagagggggagggggtgaattaggtgtaccttttaaaaattttatccttaacttggttaattgattaacttaaatgaagaatattgaagtacaagacttgagaaacttaattgaatgtaagttcacaagaaggtacaacaGCTCTATGTCACAAAGATATAGGTGACTCGTGACCtgagaacttgattaggtacatgcgagaaatagcaaagtggaagaacgtaaaagtaaatgaacaaacaaacgacattttaaaaattggttcagcctctactccgaggcctacttccaaccgttattttattgcttgtttagaaatttactcaaacttactaaatcccttacaatgaaaataactcgccaacctactccggctgcactcaaacttaaagctactccgcttcaagagtttatgagttctatctcaaggtgttacagaatcttgaatctcaagagttcactaaatgaacatggagatcacaatgaagatctaacacgagaatcatggaacaaactcattatgtcacaaagATGTCAAATGAatcgatacttggaggttttacagctttttcgaaaaacaattttgaagacttaaaatcagaaaaacgttttgcaaacacttgaagaacaaagcttttaatgcacaaatgatttgcaaggtttttacaataaatgctttggaagtcttaagaaataaatgtgactaagacactctatttatagtggatttagtcttaggtaagtacaacttagaaagattaaatccaatattaaaatgatagctttgagtgatggtaagtgttagactataggcttggggcttaagaaatcagaaaacttaagcttctacactcaacatgtgacaatttaccaaaatggcaaaaagtttttcttactttagaagtttgacaagtcttctttgccattttagtaaaaggtgttttctgaatctagaggcttagtcaagtgggtttgtgactccaaaatttcagattattttcaagcttttgaaaattcaaatgtttaaggtttaaagtttgcaaagttttgacacttaaaaacatttggtcgaaattcctcctccgtatgatagtacccgGAAACCACAAGATCAACAGATCTTTGTTGCATgattttgccattacttgacttaaatgagaatgttacacttactcttacatatgtcgactaaggcttggaaaatatcattgtcttgacttccttgattagcttgatcatcttgaatcattgttgaaagtccatttgattgcttcaatcactaattatttcaactaagagtaaacaatcaaataataaagggacttgtcatcatcaatccaatgtgttctaacaCTGATGCTggcccgattaaattgatgacccaacgattattaagcttaattttgatcaaaatgacagtgattttgtgtttagattgatatgtttgacttaataatgaaacaattaaactaaataataggttaaaaactaaatttaatggtaaaaacatttttttttttttggtactaaTGAGGGGCAATGCCCCGAGTTTAACTACTAGCTATTACACGGGGAATAACTACCCCAAAAATATCTTCCCGAAGGATAGAACGTAGATCATTAAAAGGAGAGACTAAATGAGTAATAATAGTGCTAGAAAGGACTCCTCGATTAGCTAACAAATCCGCTGCTCTGTTGGCTTCTCTATAAGTGTGCTCCACTTTGACTGTTCAATGAGCTTCTCGCATCAGATCCTTGCGATTAAGttaccggacccgataatgacccgacctaaacccgactcgacccgaaagggtatgctgaTCCGACGTGACCCGACCCGACCGATCCGATTGCCACCACTACTTGTGTACCACTTTCCAGGTTAGATATTATAGAGCGTTGCATTTGGACATGACCACTGGTATTCAGATTAGCTAGCCTTTTATAAAAGCACAAATTTGATCTTGTTTAAGACGGTTAAACTCGTTATAAACTCAAGTATATGTAGATGAGACGAATATACACTTCCATGCAGTCCTCTTTTGCGAAAGCATTACACGCGCTAAAGAGAGGACACCATGAAAGAATACGTAATATTGTGGGAGTTGCACCAAATTTGAATCAAACTCATTCTTAATCCGAGTATTTTGCAATGTAATTTGTCACAACTGATTTACAAGTTCATGTAGATTCCGGTCGAATTATGGTCATGAGTATCACCTCTCCTCTCGTAATTTTGTTCCACAATAGAACCACTCTTGAAGCGCCTGCCATTTTTTTTCAAAGAAGCATTCCTCTAATCCCCTACCTGCCACCGATATGATATGGTATTTATTAACTACGGAGTACACAAAACATGACAAAATGAGCCATGACCCCATATGTATAAACTTCATGTATACTAATGCTCTTTGGAGATTCATCATTTGTACAACAAAGACTGGTTGTTGTATACATGTATACTATAGTTTCTGGTTTGCATCCTCACTCCTCACCACCAAAGTTGGATGATATTCTCCTTCCTATTTATACGGTTTGACTTGCAACACGGTTGACAGATAGGGAAGATTCTGCTTGAAATGAGTTGCAATAGTCGCCAACTCAATGTCGTCATGGGATGAAAGTAGTATCAGTCACTGTGGGGACTTGGCGACTACTAAAACTCATTTCGAGCCCAATCTTCCCTGCAGTCCAGAAAAGGCCTTGATCCACTCGGCTTTTGAAAAGTCTTTATCAATTTGGCTTTTGATAGTGTTGGCGATGCTCAGTGAACATCAAGGAAGAACAGTTGTCTACATAAAATGATTCAAAGGTAGAGAAGGAATCAAACTTGTTTCGGGGGAACATCTGCAGAAGCAGCCCGGACTGCTTGGAATTGCCTGGCATATTGTTTCTGCATATCCTTCAGCTTCTCTAACAGTTCCTGGAATGTAGGTCGGCTTTGAGGCTCACTGTATCAAAATTAAACAATGTATTTCTGTCATCTCTACTATAAGATTTACGGAGGACTGAACTACTAATTACTAAAAATCAAGTACTGCATATACACAGACGAAAAATTTCCATATGAAAATACAGTTCATAAAACTGCACAGCCAGCCACAGAGGAAGCCTTGCTACTCAGACTTACGTACGTGTCAGACCCACCGAAACTCAGATATTCAGACAAGAGGATTATGTCTATAGATGAGGATACAATATGTGTACGCGGATATACAATCTTAATGGACTTTGCTCAGAGGATATCCACTGGCCCTGTCTACGAGGCTAGAACTTGAAATAGCATGCAGGATGCAACCGCAATAGCTTACTGTACTTCATAAATTCACATTGCCACAGTATGAATCTAACTTTGGAAAGTTGGACATCAAAACACTTAACAGAGCTGGCAATTCACAACTTTCGTAAAATCCAAGACGACTAATGAGATAGATGGCAATTTTTGTCATGCTTTAAGACCACTACATGACCCTAACTTCATGGCTTGTACAAACGATTTACAAGAAAATGTCGTTTTTTTATTGGCTGTAATAATCAAAATTAGCGATTTTACTACGGAGTATGACTGATCAAGTTGGCCTAATGAAATTCTCTCAACGGAGTGCCTTGACAACTTAGAAGGCACGAAATCATGCCCCGACTCATCTGATTCTTTACGTTTTCTTAAAAAACTCCTCCCAGAAAATGAAAACGTAAGAATGAGACCCTCAACAAAGCTGGCAATTCAAAACTTTCGTTAAGTCGGCCAAGACGACTAACGAAGATAAACTGCAATTATTCTCATGCTTCAAAACCACTACATGACCCTAACTTCATGGCTTGTAGAAACGATTCACAAGAAAAAGAAAACGTAAAGAACCAGATGAATTGGAGGGAAGTACTGCAAATAGATTCTGTGGGATCAGATTAGATAGAAGACAAGCAGAAGAAAAAGAACCTGTCCCAGCAACTCTGAATTAATGAGGCCCACATTGGATCTACATCCTCTGGTATATCTAACCTTTGGTTCATAAAACCCACAGCTCCTATCACCTGAATGCAACAGCAATAGTCATTAAACAATAAAAGCTAGAGAAATTCATTTCTTTATATCGAACTAACCAAATGCATGATGACTACTTAAACAACAACATTACCACAGTGCCCTAAGGGTTCCCGCCAATGGCAGGATAAGGAGAGTCGATTTTGAATGTTCCAAACTGAAAACTACACTGAAAACTGCATTTAGTAACTACTACTACTTGCTTCACAATAAAGAATCATAATTTAGAACCCAAAAATAACGATTATTTGTTTCCATTGGAATGAAAACAGATGAGTGGCTTCTCAAAATCATAGTTCCCTTGTTTAAACAAAGGTTTAAGATCCATTTTCATCTCCCTCTTTGATGAAACAAGTAAATTTGTTAATTTACTTGAAACGTTAATTTTGTTTTGTGTACTAATAAAATTTACGGTATACTTTTATGCAAAAATAGCAGGAGACCGCAGAAGAAAATTTCTGGATCCGCCACTGAAAACAATGCTGCATTTCCAAACTGATTCAGAATCGGTGAACATCAATGTTGGAAAACCCAACCATTCCAGCCCGTCCCTCCACTTTCGTTCTCTCTTTCTATCTCCCATCCCCTTCCCTTGAACATTGATTTCCAAACTATTACATTGACATTTTTAGCATAGCTGGGGCCTAAGATGTCCTCATTTTTAGCCTTGCAATACGGGAAAAAGGCGTTCCTATTAAGCAGAATAAGAAGCATCATTAGGCCTACTAGATCTCAGAATGTCGAAAATATAGATCACATACACGTCTGATAAACTATATTTTATCCAAACAATGCAGGAAAGATATTGCCTAGATGGCTGTTTCAACACAGAGTATTACTCCATAACTATGATAACTATGATATATAAGCTGCTCCTGCTTTGTTATTCAGAAAACGAATACCTGCATTGCATTTAGATTCTCCCATGGACTCTTTTGAGTGGCAAGTTCCCATAGTATGACCCCAAAGCTGTATAGATCAGACCTAAacaattcaaaattcaaaatcagaAGTCAGAAACAACCCCGTTACTGTTACATTTTCACCACCGAAACTAACGCCATGACCATCAGATTAAAATGAGACGAAAATCACAGCGCTGAACTATGCTTGATTAAACATAACAGTTACATGTTTGTAGGCATACTTTTCGTTTGAACGTTCATTTCGAATTACCTCTGGAGCCATCCATTGAGGCTACAAGCCAAAATAAAAGCAACATTAACTCAAATATCCAATAATCAAATATAAGTTGTCAACATACTAATGTTTGAATCATACTGTTCCTTTCCCACTCTTAGTCATAAGATAAGTTTCGTGCTTTATGCGTGAAAGGCCAAAGTCCGCAACCTGAcagaaaatggaagaaatgtcATAATTTCCTACTTCAACTTGAGAGATATGGATAGCAGACAAAATAAAGGGGTATATAACAAAACCTTCACACCCCAATTTTTATCAACAAGCAGATTAGAAGACTTCAAATCGCGGTGGACAATAGGAGGATTGCAGTTATGAAGATAATTCATTCCTCGAGCCTGTGTTACGTTTGCAAGGTAATGTAGTGAGAGTCGTAGACATCAATGAAGATCATAATCAAATATTCAAATCTCAGATATTGCTAGTGACACCAGAATACCGACTATGTCTAAAGCCATATGATTTCTTCGTCTCCAATCTAGTTTGGATGTACTCCTTTGCAGCAGGCGGAACAGGCTTCCCCTGGACAATAATGAAAGATTGGTAGGAATTAGATTACTACTAAAGTCTAGTTGGGTTTTTTCTGAATGCAAACACTAGCAAGTCAGATACGGCGTCCCACATTCACTCTCCGCCACATAAAACATGCCTACAAAGGGAACGTAAACTATTGGATGGGATGCAGCAAAACGAAAAAGACGAAATTATATGCGGAAAATCATTCTTCACCACATAGCAGCTCAATGTCTCACCAAAGATCTTCCAAAACAGCCTCTATTATACAGGTAAAACTCAATATTGGCCCTTCCTAAATCTACCTGCATTGCGCTTCGTGAAAGGCATTGGGGTACCGTCATATAAGAAGTCAACAATACTATCAACTAGATGACATTCATCCTTCACTACCCTTCCCCCCAACCGAAAGGTAAACTAGGACAAGATACTTCAACTAGCATCAAAAGATACTGCGTTGCTAGAAAAACTCCATAATGTATGATTCTTGAAAAGGAAAGTTAAGAATGAACCGAGGAAGAAACTCTGTAACTATGCAGAGACGCGGAGCTGATGTCACCGCGCCCATAAATAGGAGAATGTTAGGATGCCTAAGTTGCTTCATTAGAGAGACCTGCACAAAATTAACAGAATATGTCAGACATCATAATGGTCATAACTCAGaacatcataatcataatcatcttTGAGCTTGAAGGCCCAAATAAATGCGCTTCATCAAAGTCATTTGTATAATACAACTATACATCAAACTCAAAGCAACAACAGTGAAAACATCTCAACAACACCAAGGACGGACCCAATTACGGCCACAAGTAACTATACCTCTTGTTTGAAAGAAAATATAACTTCTTCTGAATATTCTTGCTTGGAAAAAACTTTAATAGCAACATCCTGCagttgaaaaatataataaaaaaatgATAAAGCCAATACCCACGGCAGAACAAAGttcaaaatcatacaaaaaaatCAATGATAATGGTCATCCATAAATCCAATACCCACGGAAGAACATTCCTAGTGTGTTACTTGTTCAAAATGGATCCAAATCAAAATTCATGTTACAACCATCCTTCGTATTGGCCAACCTTAGAAGCTTTAGATATTGTTGAAACCCGAAATCCCCATGATAAAACTCAAGCTAAGCCCAAGCTTTTCATATTTCACCCAAAATTCGGCAATTAGCTTTACAAATAGTGCAAAACTAAAGACCATATGAAATTATGACTGAGTTTTGAAAGGCACACGGCACGCCAAGGCAATGAGAAGCTATAGTGTCAAAGCGCAAGTCGCACACCTCGTGCACACAAGGTGCACCCTCTTTTGCAGATCATTTAGAGTATTGTGTAACAATGCCCTTTTTGGATTCTAAAGAAGATGAGGCAAAAGGAAGGGTAAAATGAAAGAACTAGAAGAACATTTTAGAATTTGATTGCAGTATGTATCACTTGTGTACCTAATACACAAAGCGCATCTATGACGTTTTGGATAGTGCCTCACCTTGAGCTTAAGCATGCCCACGATGTGCTTAAGTTTCATTTAAGATGATACAGGTTTGTGTCCTCTCCCAGACAAGGTTACTTCtttataatattaatattaaactaAAATCAGCCATGCAAAGAGATCATCAGAAAAGAGGCTGAAAGGCACATACCGATCCATGCCAAAGCCCGTGGTACACAGTTCCACAGGAACCTGCATTAAGAAGACACGGATTCATAGATAAGCACATTGATAATTTCGATCATCAACCCTTCTTGGCAAATCTAATGGCATGTCCTGATGCAATGCTCAAGATAATATAAGGCAATAACTCAGAGATTATCAAGGAAAATGACTAATGCTCAAAACTATTCCGCACAAATAACACAAACAATAGAGGAGAGGACAATGCTTAAAATCATCTTTTTCATTGAAACAATTTTACGGAGTATCATCTAATCTCTCCCAAATTCTGTAAATTTATACACAATATGAACCCAAAACTATTGCACAGTTCTTGAGGAAAAACTTCCCCTAGTACCTTTATATGATAATCATCTATGTTTGGAGATATTTAGGCTTTGCTATTCGGAACAAATGGATACCCAAAGCTGTATAACATAATTAGCACAGCCAAGGAAAGTAGCTAGCTTACCTTGACCAATCTGCTCTCCGACTGCTAAATCTTCCCACGTGATCTCATAGTCTAAGAAATCAGTCTCGGCATCCAACTTACGTGTGGTAATGCTGCTGTCGTTTCCACAACTACTTGGACTGCTATTGCTGTTAACATTGAATGAAGACCAGGACCCTGAGGCCTCATTTACTATGGGTCGATTGTTGTCGCCTGTTGGAATTTCTGTCTTAGCAGCAGACGTGCCACCTGGATCTTCGGGTGATTCACGTTCagttccttttccttttcctgaCCATTGCATTGCTTTCTTACCAATCCAAGCCTCGGCTTTGGTAGTTATCATCTTGTGGATACCAGGTTTCCCATCACCTTCATCAATAGAATCTCCCAGAATATGTGCGGTGGGCTTGCCGGTAGCAAATGACGTGAAAACTCCAGCAGGCGTGCCACCTGGATCTCCTCTGGATGTACTAGCTCCACTGCAATTTCCCTCTTCTCTACGCTGCGTCACCCCCACATCCTTATCTACACTTTCACTATCCGGGAACACATTACTCTCTACAATCTTCATTTTTGATCGAATTTTGTTGCTTACCTTGGAGGCCTAAGTCAACAAACCCAAAAGTCAGTTAAGGAACTAATTTAGATTTTATCAGAATGTAAAATCATCAGAAAAGCAACCAGGTTTGTTATTTTGGAAGCAATGGCAGTTTGCAGAGGCTGATCAGGATCAAAGCCAAGTCTAGTCGTCACACTGCTTGAGGGTTTGCTAAATTCTTGACCCATCTCCTCTTCCAATGGAACTGATGTGGAGACTTGAGTATCCTTAAACAGTTTTGAATCACATGAGATACATACAATCCCAATGAAAGTACCATCATCGTCATATATAGGAGCGTTAGTTGCGAAAACTTGAA from Silene latifolia isolate original U9 population chromosome 10, ASM4854445v1, whole genome shotgun sequence encodes:
- the LOC141606354 gene encoding uncharacterized protein LOC141606354 isoform X1, translated to MDAPVDELMDKIKSLEAGHAELREEMSKIMISSGYNKQRRSSPVPPGYQFDERQCLNVLESLGRSIHIFDADGRIFYWKRSAENLYGYSATEAIGRTIYEILVSNPDQLSAKAIIGRSCMGETWTGVFPITHKLGHLFQVFATNAPIYDDDGTFIGIVCISCDSKLFKDTQVSTSVPLEEEMGQEFSKPSSSVTTRLGFDPDQPLQTAIASKITNLASKVSNKIRSKMKIVESNVFPDSESVDKDVGVTQRREEGNCSGASTSRGDPGGTPAGVFTSFATGKPTAHILGDSIDEGDGKPGIHKMITTKAEAWIGKKAMQWSGKGKGTERESPEDPGGTSAAKTEIPTGDNNRPIVNEASGSWSSFNVNSNSSPSSCGNDSSITTRKLDAETDFLDYEITWEDLAVGEQIGQGSCGTVYHGLWHGSDVAIKVFSKQEYSEEVIFSFKQEVSLMKQLRHPNILLFMGAVTSAPRLCIVTEFLPRGSLFRLLQRSTSKLDWRRRNHMALDIARGMNYLHNCNPPIVHRDLKSSNLLVDKNWGVKVADFGLSRIKHETYLMTKSGKGTPQWMAPEVIRNERSNEKSDLYSFGVILWELATQKSPWENLNAMQVIGAVGFMNQRLDIPEDVDPMWASLIQSCWDSEPQSRPTFQELLEKLKDMQKQYARQFQAVRAASADVPPKQVGD
- the LOC141606354 gene encoding uncharacterized protein LOC141606354 isoform X2, with amino-acid sequence MDAPVDELMDKIKSLEAGHAELREEMSKIMISSGYNKQRRSSPVPPGYQFDERQCLNVLESLGRSIHIFDADGRIFYWKRSAENLYGYSATEAIGRTIYEILVSNPDQLSAKAIIGRSCMGETWTGVFPITHKLGHLFQVFATNAPIYDDDGTFIGIVCISCDSKLFKDTQVSTSVPLEEEMGQEFSKPSSSVTTRLGFDPDQPLQTAIASKITNLASKVSNKIRSKMKIVESNVFPDSESVDKDVGVTQRREEGNCSGASTSRGDPGGTPAGVFTSFATGKPTAHILGDSIDEGDGKPGIHKMITTKAEAWIGKKAMQWSGKGKGTERESPEDPGGTSAAKTEIPTGDNNRPIVNEASGSWSSFNVNSNSSPSSCGNDSSITTRKLDAETDFLDYEITWEDLAVGEQIGQGSCGTVYHGLWHGSDVAIKVFSKQEYSEEVIFSFKQEVSLMKQLRHPNILLFMGAVTSAPRLCIVTEFLPRGSLFRLLQRSTSKLDWRRRNHMALDIARGMNYLHNCNPPIVHRDLKSSNLLVDKNWGCGLWPFTHKARNLSYD